One genomic region from Fusobacterium sp. DD2 encodes:
- a CDS encoding proline--tRNA ligase, translating to MRFSKSYIKTLKETPKEAEIASHQLLLRAAMIKKLTSGVYTYLPLGLKALKKVENIVRREMDRAGAQEVFMPVLQPAELWKESGRWDVMGPLMMKLQDRAKRDFVLGPTHEEVVTDLVRNDVSSYKHLPFNLYQIQTKFRDEIRPRFGLMRGREFIMKDGYSFHSSRESLDAEFDNMEATYKRIFSSCGLKFRPVEADSGAIGGNGSKEFHVLADSGEDEIIYCEECNYAANVETAVSRVKYLEKEELKETQLIDTPNVSKIEDVVEYLKVPVEQTVKAMMYKDLGTDDVYMVLIRGDYEVNETKLVNAIGAIEVVLLTDEELEKLGLVKGFIGPFGIELNNIKIVADDTIPELTNHTAGGNKKDTHYINVNYGRDYKADIIKDVKTVKPGHVCAKCGGKLSSARGIEVGHIFKLGTKYSQALGATYVDENGQSQPIIMGCYGIGVSRTLASAIEQNNDEYGIIWPSAIAPYIVDVIPANMKSKEQVELAEEIYNALLDDGIDTMIDDRDERPGFKFKDADLIGFPFKVICGKKAGENIVELKIRRTGETLEVNKDDVISKVRELMKKY from the coding sequence ATGAGATTCAGTAAGAGTTATATAAAAACACTTAAAGAAACTCCAAAAGAAGCTGAAATAGCAAGCCATCAACTTCTTTTGAGAGCTGCAATGATAAAAAAACTTACAAGTGGAGTTTATACATACCTACCATTAGGATTAAAAGCTCTAAAAAAAGTTGAAAACATTGTAAGAAGAGAAATGGATAGAGCAGGGGCACAAGAAGTATTTATGCCAGTACTTCAACCAGCTGAACTATGGAAAGAAAGCGGAAGATGGGACGTAATGGGACCTCTTATGATGAAACTTCAAGATAGAGCAAAAAGAGACTTCGTATTAGGACCAACACATGAAGAGGTAGTAACAGACCTTGTAAGAAATGATGTTTCATCTTACAAACACTTACCATTCAACCTATATCAAATCCAAACTAAATTCAGAGATGAAATTAGACCTAGATTTGGACTTATGAGAGGAAGAGAGTTCATAATGAAAGATGGATACTCATTCCACTCAAGCAGAGAATCACTAGATGCAGAATTTGATAATATGGAAGCAACTTACAAAAGAATATTCTCAAGCTGTGGTTTAAAATTCAGACCAGTTGAAGCTGACTCAGGAGCAATTGGTGGAAATGGTTCTAAAGAATTCCACGTACTTGCAGATTCTGGTGAAGATGAAATTATCTACTGTGAAGAGTGTAACTACGCAGCTAACGTTGAAACTGCTGTAAGTAGAGTTAAATATCTTGAAAAAGAAGAGTTAAAAGAGACTCAATTAATAGATACACCAAATGTATCAAAAATTGAAGATGTTGTAGAATATCTTAAAGTTCCAGTAGAACAAACTGTAAAAGCTATGATGTATAAAGACCTTGGAACTGACGATGTATACATGGTTTTAATCAGAGGAGATTACGAAGTTAATGAAACAAAACTTGTAAATGCTATTGGTGCAATTGAAGTAGTACTATTAACTGATGAAGAACTTGAAAAGTTAGGACTTGTTAAAGGATTTATAGGTCCATTTGGAATAGAATTAAACAATATCAAAATTGTTGCTGACGACACAATTCCTGAACTTACAAACCATACAGCAGGTGGAAATAAAAAAGATACTCACTATATAAATGTTAACTATGGTAGAGATTATAAAGCAGACATTATAAAAGATGTTAAGACAGTAAAACCTGGACATGTTTGTGCTAAATGTGGTGGAAAATTATCTTCTGCAAGAGGAATAGAAGTTGGACACATATTTAAACTTGGAACTAAATACTCTCAAGCTCTAGGTGCAACTTATGTTGATGAAAATGGACAATCACAACCTATCATCATGGGATGTTATGGAATTGGAGTATCAAGAACTCTAGCATCAGCTATTGAGCAAAATAACGACGAATATGGAATCATATGGCCATCAGCTATAGCTCCATATATTGTAGATGTAATCCCAGCAAATATGAAATCTAAAGAACAGGTGGAACTTGCTGAAGAAATTTACAATGCTTTACTAGATGATGGTATTGATACTATGATTGACGACAGAGATGAAAGACCTGGATTTAAATTTAAAGATGCTGACCTTATTGGTTTCCCATTTAAAGTAATCTGTGGTAAAAAAGCTGGAGAAAACATTGTAGAATTAAAGATTAGAAGAACTGGTGAAACTTTAGAAGTAAATAAAGACGATGTTATCTCTAAAGTTAGAGAACTAATGAAAAAATATTAA
- the recG gene encoding ATP-dependent DNA helicase RecG yields the protein MDNYNLTYLNLKEFTKDLNEKDIKKLHTLGINTLHDLFYYFPRAYDDRTNIMKIGDLRGEEYVVLKANLLNVTAPPTKSGVKMVKATATDGSGMLDIVWFQMPYLRKTLKPGEEYIFIGQVKRGYRFQMVNPEFKLSSSQRKLAEGEILPIYSTSKTLPQNSFRKVMKILIKKYIPLFYENIPNEILKQFGIMGRREALIQIHFPTNNKNLEETKRRFAIEELLVLELGIIQKKFETIYDSDGRYSLPDNKALVTKYLNSLSFELTGAQKRVITEIYKDLNKGKIVNRLIQGDVGSGKTVVSIVLLLYMLANSYQGALMAPTEILAEQHYLSVKDKFEELGIRVELLTGSFTGKKKQKIIEDIKNGDVGIVIGTHALIEENVVFKKLGMIIIDEQHRFGVVQRKKLRDKGVLANLIVMSATPIPRSLALSIYGDLDVSIIDELPPGRKPIRTKWISSTSDLKIMYDFIDKKLSQGRQAYFVAPLIEESEKLSAKSVEELKSEVEKYLPKYRIGVLHGRLKNSEKNEVMQDFKNRKYDILVATTVIEVGVDVPNSSIMVISDAQRFGLSALHQLRGRVGRGKHQSYCFLLSKTDNDTSKARLQVMEETEDGFKIAEEDLRLRKPGEIFGTKQSGLSDLKFIDIIHDVKTIKLAKDIATNYLKKNKGQILNEYMTIDIAEKFKES from the coding sequence ATGGATAATTACAATCTTACATATTTAAACTTAAAAGAATTTACAAAAGATTTAAACGAAAAAGACATAAAGAAACTTCATACTCTTGGAATTAACACACTTCATGACCTATTTTATTATTTTCCAAGGGCATATGATGACAGAACAAATATAATGAAAATTGGAGATTTACGTGGAGAGGAATATGTGGTTTTAAAGGCAAATCTATTAAATGTAACTGCTCCTCCTACCAAATCTGGTGTAAAAATGGTAAAAGCTACTGCAACTGATGGCAGTGGTATGCTTGATATAGTCTGGTTTCAAATGCCTTATCTTCGAAAGACTCTTAAGCCAGGAGAGGAATATATTTTTATAGGACAGGTAAAAAGAGGATACAGATTTCAAATGGTAAATCCTGAATTTAAATTGAGTAGCAGTCAACGAAAACTAGCTGAAGGAGAGATTTTACCTATATATAGTACAAGTAAAACACTACCTCAAAACTCTTTTAGGAAAGTAATGAAAATACTTATAAAAAAATATATTCCACTTTTTTATGAAAATATACCTAATGAAATTTTAAAACAGTTTGGAATTATGGGGAGACGTGAAGCTCTTATTCAGATTCATTTCCCTACAAATAACAAAAATCTGGAAGAAACTAAGAGAAGGTTTGCTATTGAAGAGCTATTAGTATTGGAACTGGGAATTATTCAGAAAAAATTTGAAACAATTTATGATAGTGATGGAAGATATTCTCTTCCTGATAACAAAGCCCTTGTTACAAAATATCTTAACTCTCTTTCTTTTGAACTTACAGGAGCGCAGAAAAGAGTCATAACAGAGATTTATAAAGATTTAAATAAGGGAAAAATTGTAAATAGACTTATCCAGGGAGATGTAGGTAGTGGAAAAACTGTAGTATCAATAGTACTACTTCTTTATATGCTTGCAAACTCTTATCAAGGAGCTTTAATGGCTCCTACTGAAATATTGGCTGAGCAACACTATCTTTCAGTAAAGGATAAATTTGAAGAGCTTGGAATAAGAGTTGAACTTCTAACTGGAAGCTTTACTGGTAAGAAAAAACAGAAGATAATTGAAGATATAAAAAATGGAGATGTTGGAATTGTAATAGGTACTCACGCTCTTATAGAGGAAAATGTAGTATTTAAAAAGCTGGGAATGATAATAATAGACGAACAGCATAGATTTGGTGTTGTACAAAGAAAAAAATTAAGAGATAAAGGGGTACTGGCTAATCTTATTGTTATGAGTGCTACACCAATTCCAAGATCACTTGCACTAAGTATATATGGTGATTTGGATGTATCTATTATAGATGAATTACCTCCTGGAAGAAAACCTATTAGAACCAAGTGGATATCTTCAACTTCAGACCTTAAGATAATGTATGATTTTATTGATAAAAAACTTTCACAGGGAAGACAGGCATATTTTGTGGCACCACTTATAGAAGAAAGTGAAAAATTATCTGCTAAATCTGTTGAGGAGTTAAAATCTGAAGTAGAAAAATATCTACCAAAATATAGAATAGGTGTTCTTCATGGAAGACTTAAAAATAGCGAAAAAAATGAAGTTATGCAGGATTTTAAAAATAGAAAATATGATATATTAGTAGCTACTACTGTAATTGAAGTTGGAGTAGATGTTCCTAATTCAAGTATAATGGTTATCAGTGATGCTCAAAGATTTGGACTTTCTGCATTGCATCAATTGAGAGGAAGGGTAGGTAGAGGTAAACATCAATCATATTGTTTCCTTTTATCTAAAACTGATAATGATACTTCTAAAGCAAGGCTTCAAGTAATGGAAGAAACAGAGGATGGATTTAAAATAGCTGAAGAGGATTTAAGACTTAGAAAACCTGGAGAGATATTTGGTACAAAACAGAGCGGTCTAAGCGACCTTAAATTTATAGATATTATTCATGATGTTAAAACAATTAAACTTGCTAAAGATATAGCAACAAATTATCTTAAAAAGAATAAAGGTCAAATTTTAAATGAATATATGACCATTGATATTGCTGAAAAGTTTAAAGAAAGCTAG
- a CDS encoding YegS/Rv2252/BmrU family lipid kinase, with translation MFKVKFIYNPKSGGGRTVENLDLIIGKYQKKGYTIVPYRVSAFKEIKNAFEDIDSSYHHILIAGGDGTINQVINIMKEKNINLPIAILPLGTANDFAKYFDMPQDVEEACDKILNGEIQDIDICKANDKYFINVFSFGLFTDISQKTPTHLKNTIGKLAYYFNGIKEIPTFKKMNILVNSEPFSYSGNAIIFFAFNGKTAGNINIAYKSDISDGLLDLIIIKGEDIKSTILSVFEFLRGEHLENPKDIIHVKLKSFDVKYDNPLITTDIDGEPGPDSPIHIECIKDGLKIIC, from the coding sequence ATGTTCAAGGTAAAATTTATATATAATCCAAAATCAGGTGGAGGAAGAACAGTTGAAAATTTGGATTTAATAATTGGTAAATATCAAAAAAAAGGCTATACAATAGTACCATATAGAGTCTCTGCCTTTAAAGAAATTAAAAATGCTTTTGAAGATATTGATTCATCATATCATCATATCCTTATAGCAGGAGGAGATGGGACTATAAATCAAGTTATAAATATAATGAAGGAAAAAAATATAAATCTACCAATTGCTATTCTTCCTTTAGGAACAGCAAATGACTTTGCTAAATATTTTGATATGCCACAAGATGTTGAAGAAGCCTGTGACAAAATACTAAATGGTGAAATTCAAGACATTGATATATGCAAAGCAAATGATAAATATTTTATAAATGTTTTCAGCTTTGGTCTTTTTACAGATATCTCACAAAAGACACCAACACATCTAAAAAATACAATTGGTAAACTTGCTTACTATTTTAATGGAATAAAGGAGATTCCTACATTTAAAAAAATGAATATTCTTGTTAATTCAGAACCTTTTTCATATTCAGGAAATGCTATTATCTTCTTTGCTTTTAACGGAAAAACTGCAGGAAATATCAATATAGCATACAAAAGTGATATAAGTGACGGACTCCTGGATCTTATTATCATAAAAGGGGAGGATATAAAATCAACTATTCTATCTGTATTTGAGTTTTTAAGGGGAGAACATCTTGAAAATCCAAAAGATATTATTCATGTAAAATTAAAATCATTTGATGTAAAGTATGATAATCCTCTTATAACTACTGATATCGATGGTGAACCTGGTCCTGATTCACCGATACATATAGAATGTATAAAAGATGGACTTAAAATCATCTGTTAA